A region of Larus michahellis chromosome 15, bLarMic1.1, whole genome shotgun sequence DNA encodes the following proteins:
- the LOC141751631 gene encoding adenylate cyclase type 10-like, protein MPVHSLLSSSPGNGALTSVAERLLPEGEQTTELPDETDRQHNGTHWCECRAIVESVLVPLARHYVAMGDADRAFYYLLECAAAYLHVSNSYMALMKLNEAEVLRKMKATAIACFEEATFFSLKGEVCWCMQRLQLAEKMMREALSLLRRNFPETFLGAFVKAQVEKLPCVAYVRRAACLLQKGRRMKRLAWLLQQSCCLSLLERLFSLEGTSSGRRFSRLAARMKANTDRALDSCWTAELPPRTDLGHRQMPAQTQTQVQMPL, encoded by the exons atgcctgtgcattctttgctctcttcttcccctgggaacggtgctctgactagtgtggcggagcggcttctgccagagggcgaacagacaactgagctgcccgacgagaccgacaggcagcacaacggcacacactggtgtgaatgccgagccatcgtggaatcggtgcttgtgcctttggctcgccactacgtggcaatgggcgatgccgaccgagccttttactaccttctggagtgtgctgctgcctacctgcacgtctccaacagctacatg gccctcatgaagctgaacgaagcggaggtcctgaggaagatgaaagccactgcgatagcctgctttgaagaggccaccttcttcagcctcaaaggggag gtttgctggtgtatgcaacgccttcagctggcagagaaaatgatgagggaggctttgagcttgctcagaaggaacttccccgagaccttccttggcgcctttgtcaaggctcaggtggaaaagttgccttgtgtcgcttacgtgagaagagcagcctgccttctgcagaagggccg caggatgaagaggctggcctggctgctgcagcagagctgctgcctttccttactggagcgcctcttcagcctggagggcacttccagcggacggaggttctcccgcctggcagcgcgcatgaaggccaacacggacagggcgttggactcctgttggacagcagaactcccgccacgcacagacttaggacacagacagatgccagcacagacgcagacacag gtgcagatgccgttgtag
- the LOC141751606 gene encoding adenylate cyclase type 10-like isoform X1, giving the protein MPVHSLLSSSPGNGALTSVAERLLPEGEQTTELPDETDRQHNGTHWCECRAIVESVLVPLARHYVAMGDADRAFYYLLECTAAYLHVSNSYMALMKLNEAEVLRKMKATAIACFEEATFFSLKGEVCWCMQRLQLAEKMMREALSLLRRNFPETFLGAFVKAQVEKLPCVAYVRRAACLLQKGRRMKRLAWLLQQSCCLSLLERLFSLEGTSSGRRFSRLAARMKANTDRALDSCWTAELPPRTDLGHRQMPAQTQTQVQMPL; this is encoded by the exons atgcctgtgcattctttgctctcttcttcccctgggaacggtgctctgactagtgtggcggagcggcttctgccagagggcgaacagacaactgagctgcccgacgagaccgacaggcagcacaacggcacacactggtgtgaatgccgagccatcgtggaatcggtgcttgtgcctttggctcgccactacgtggcaatgggcgatgccgaccgagccttttactaccttctggagtgtactgctgcctacctgcacgtctccaacagctacatg gccctcatgaagctgaacgaagcggaggtcctgaggaagatgaaagccactgcgatagcctgctttgaagaggccaccttcttcagcctcaaaggggag gtttgctggtgtatgcaacgccttcagctggcagagaaaatgatgagggaggctttgagcttgctcagaaggaacttccccgagaccttccttggcgcctttgtcaaggctcaggtggaaaagttgccttgtgtcgcttacgtgagaagagcagcctgccttctgcagaagggccg caggatgaagaggctggcctggctgctgcagcagagctgctgcctttccttactggagcgcctcttcagcctggagggcacttccagcggacggaggttctcccgcctggcagcgcgcatgaaggccaacacggacagggcgttggactcctgttggacagcagaactcccgccacgcacagacttaggacacagacagatgccagcacagacgcagacacag gtgcagatgccgttgtag
- the LOC141751607 gene encoding adenylate cyclase type 10-like, whose product MQPLTRMVVKFAAIIGPVFTTQLLLHILPTGLRTHMNSLLDELVSDNILRWLKNTEVPEDVQDPTEGPATSSQVESSVQRPSPSTRTEEQQPGVLAFCVPLLQKAAYELWPGRQRVALRGKCAAFLE is encoded by the exons atgcagccgctgacgcggatggttgtgaagtttgcagccatcatcgggccggtgtttaccacccagctcctgttgcacatccttcccactggcctcaggacccatatgaattccttgttggacgagctggtgagcgacaacatcctgaggtggctgaaaaacacagaggtgccagaagatgtgcaagatcctaccgaggggccagccacctcttcgcaggtggagagca gtgtgcagaggccctctcccagcacgaggaccgaggagcagcagcctggcgtcttggccttctgcgtcccgctgctgcagaaggctgcgtacGAGCTGTGGCCCGGGAGGCAGCGAGTCGCCTTGCGCGGCAAGTGTGCCGCCTTCCTGGAGTAG
- the LOC141751606 gene encoding adenylate cyclase type 10-like isoform X2, whose translation MGDADRAFYYLLECTAAYLHVSNSYMALMKLNEAEVLRKMKATAIACFEEATFFSLKGEVCWCMQRLQLAEKMMREALSLLRRNFPETFLGAFVKAQVEKLPCVAYVRRAACLLQKGRRMKRLAWLLQQSCCLSLLERLFSLEGTSSGRRFSRLAARMKANTDRALDSCWTAELPPRTDLGHRQMPAQTQTQVQMPL comes from the exons atgggcgatgccgaccgagccttttactaccttctggagtgtactgctgcctacctgcacgtctccaacagctacatg gccctcatgaagctgaacgaagcggaggtcctgaggaagatgaaagccactgcgatagcctgctttgaagaggccaccttcttcagcctcaaaggggag gtttgctggtgtatgcaacgccttcagctggcagagaaaatgatgagggaggctttgagcttgctcagaaggaacttccccgagaccttccttggcgcctttgtcaaggctcaggtggaaaagttgccttgtgtcgcttacgtgagaagagcagcctgccttctgcagaagggccg caggatgaagaggctggcctggctgctgcagcagagctgctgcctttccttactggagcgcctcttcagcctggagggcacttccagcggacggaggttctcccgcctggcagcgcgcatgaaggccaacacggacagggcgttggactcctgttggacagcagaactcccgccacgcacagacttaggacacagacagatgccagcacagacgcagacacag gtgcagatgccgttgtag